From Psychrobacillus sp. FSL K6-2836, a single genomic window includes:
- a CDS encoding VOC family protein: MKIHRIDHVGIIVNDLPAAKAFFLDCGLEMLGEGKVEGEWVQRMERIMGLQDVKEEVAILGTPDGDEKIELVMLRTPDGDANIELVKFHTPAGESGIQRPLANTLGIQHIAFDVEDIEAMVTKLTKKGAVLIGEIQNYENAYKLCFVSGPEGIVLELAEKIK; encoded by the coding sequence ATGAAAATCCATAGAATAGATCATGTGGGTATAATCGTCAATGATCTTCCTGCAGCAAAAGCGTTTTTTCTTGACTGTGGCCTTGAAATGCTAGGGGAAGGAAAAGTGGAAGGCGAGTGGGTGCAGCGAATGGAGCGCATAATGGGGCTTCAAGACGTTAAAGAGGAAGTTGCAATATTGGGAACGCCAGATGGTGACGAAAAAATAGAACTAGTAATGTTGCGAACGCCAGATGGTGACGCAAATATAGAACTAGTAAAATTTCACACACCCGCGGGTGAAAGTGGCATACAGCGTCCTTTAGCAAATACTCTTGGTATCCAGCATATTGCCTTTGATGTAGAAGATATTGAAGCCATGGTTACAAAATTGACCAAAAAAGGCGCAGTACTTATTGGAGAGATACAAAACTACGAAAACGCTTATAAATTATGCTTCGTTAGTGGGCCAGAAGGAATTGTTTTGGAGCTGGCTGAGAAAATCAAGTAA